A single window of Crassostrea angulata isolate pt1a10 chromosome 8, ASM2561291v2, whole genome shotgun sequence DNA harbors:
- the LOC128158814 gene encoding uncharacterized protein LOC128158814 isoform X1 has translation MFSGTDIRRTIMDPRSSAQDVHRCDLCETAIAHSFCDFCHVNLCKPCVVDHISDGYHKHTIVPFNERRSTLIYPKCGRHPHKHCELLCKDCRSFVCSSCMASEQHTGHRFVEVKHEFETKKEIIKKDKVELGVSISPKYEEIAFELENQLANLDEGYEKLTTEITKQGEEWHTEIDIVINKMKTEINEIKLEHESILKKHLNEIKQMQSLIKETLIVLGELEKSTEISTAIEYISKIKTFSKLPPRVNVMLPTFIPKPIDQEHLFNFFGQIIPLCNTIQENVLSINQLKTSVRELLDKLELVASIQTGLNAIYSVSYLNEEIFLTSGFSGDIKCFDIKGNLLRTIKTNLSLNDITVDVDGDLLYCDSRTKTVYKVKNEQTEKLIKLQGWKPCKLCVTSTDDLLVTMYSDDQTQSKVVRYSGSTEKQTIQFDDEGKPLYSGNSYMKYITENRNHDICVADYKAGAAVVVNEAGKIRWRYSGYPSTTKNKPFKPQGITTDSQSRILTADFYSCCIHILDQDGEFLRYIDNCDLKDPLGLCVDINDNLFVCDYANGNVRKIKYSKDI, from the exons ATGTTTAGCGGCACAGATATCAGACG AACAATTATGGATCCTCGATCTAGTGCCCAGGATGTGCACCGCtgtgacctttgtgagaccgcCATAGCACACAGCTTctgtgacttttgtcatgtCAACCTCTGCAAGCCCTGTGTAGTTGATCATATCTCAGATGGATATCATAAACACACAATTGTACCTTTCAACGAACGAAGATCAACACTCATTTATCCGAAATGTGGAAGACATCCACACAAACATTGTGAATTACTTTGTAAAGATTGCAGATCTTTTGTTTGCTCTTCTTGCATGGCATCTGAACAACACACTGGGCATAGGTTTGTAGAAGTTAAACATGAATTTGAGACAAAGAAAGAAATCATCAAAAAGGATAAAGTAGAACTAGGAGTCTCTATTTCTCctaaatatgaagaaattgcaTTTGAACTGGAAAATCAGCTTGCCAACCTGGATGAAGGATACGAGAAACTTACAACAGAAATAACAAAACAAGGAGAGGAATGGCACACAGAAATCGATATCGTTATCAACAAGatgaaaactgaaatcaatgaaataaaattggaaCACGAGAGCATTTTGAAGAAACActtgaatgaaataaaacagaTGCAATCTCTTATAAAGGAAACTTTAATAGTTTTAGGGGAACTCGAGAAGTCTACTGAAATATCCACAGCCATAGAATACATATCTAAGATAAAAACCTTCAGCAAGCTTCCACCCAGGGTAAATGTAATGCTTCCAACATTCATTCCTAAACCAATTGACCAAGagcatttatttaatttctttgggcAGATCATACCATTATGTAATACCATACAAGAAAATGTATTGTCAATAAACCAACTAAAGACTTCAGTCAGAGAGTTACTGGATAAACTTGAACTTGTTGCCTCAATACAGACTGGGTTAAATGCTATATACAGTGTATCCTATTTAAATGAAGAGATATTCTTGACCAGTGGATTTAGTGGTGATATCAAATGCTTTGATATAAAAGGGAATCTCCTCCGTACGATCAAAACAAACTTGAGCCTAAATGATATAACTGTTGACGTTGATGGGGATCTACTGTACTGTGACTCGAGAACAAAGACAGTGTATAAAGTAAAGAATGAACAAACAGAAAAGTTGATCAAATTACAGGGATGGAAGCCTTGTAAGCTGTGTGTCACCTCTACTGATGATCTCCTGGTTACCATGTACAGTGATGATCAAACTCAATCCAAAGTTGTCCGTTACTCTGGATCTACCGAAAAACAAACTATTCAATTTGATGATGAAGGTAAACCTTTGTACTCTGGAAATAGTTATATGAAATACATCACAgagaacagaaaccatgacatctGTGTTGCTGATTATAAGGCTGGTGCAGCAGTGGTGGTTAATGAGGCCGGAAAAATCAGATGGCGATACAGCGGTTATCCCTCAACTACCAAAAACAAACCCTTCAAACCCCAGGGAatcacaacagacagtcagAGTCGTATCCTTACAGCAGACTTTTACAGCTGTTGTATCCACATTCTGGATCAGGATGGAGAATTTCTCCGTTACATAGATAACTGTGATTTAAAAGATCCTTTAGGTCTATGTGTGGACATTAATGATAACCTTTTTGTTTGTGATTACGCGAACGGCAATGTCAGAAAAATCAAGTATTCCAAAGACATTTAA
- the LOC128158829 gene encoding putative universal stress protein SAUSA300_1656 isoform X1, with the protein MLKFAYGHKGHSSDVRVPSYGDLTETFPPRTVMVAMDGSEDSRFAFHWYVQNIHRPGDRVVIVFAVEFHSEHDSRWLFSFTESVEEKVGGSLDKERARHLETVKKFSKLLENSKILGEVNAIDSKSPGEGIVQAAKEIHASFIVTGTRGLGKVRRTILGSVSDYILRHAPMPVVVCRYVEKKGCEK; encoded by the exons ATGTTGAAATTCGCATATGGACACAAAGGTCATTCCAGTGACGTCAGAGTTCCATCTTATGGGGATTTAACCGAGACTTTTCCCCCACGGACCGTGATGGTAGCAATGGATGGAAGCGAGGACTCCAGATTTGCGTTTCATT GGTACGTGCAGAATATCCACAGGCCCGGGGACAGGGTAGTTATAGTGTTCGCCGTAGAGTTCCATTCGGAGCACGACTCCAGGTGGCTATTTT cttTTACAGAAAGTGTGGAAGAAAAAGTAGGTGGATCTCTTGACAAAGAAAGAGCAAGACACCTCGAGACagtaaaaaaattctcaaaactgTTAGAAAACTCCAAG ATTTTAGGTGAAGTCAACGCCATCGATTCCAAATCCCCGGGAGAGGGTATAGTACAAGCTGCCAAAGAAATCCACGCCTCTTTTATCGTGACCGGCACAAGGGGTCTCGGAAAAGTGCGAAGAACTATTTTAGGCAGTGTCAGTGACTATATACTGAGGCACGCTCCAATGCCTGTAGTTGTCTGTAGATATGTGGAGAAGAAAGGTTGTGAAAAGTGA
- the LOC128158831 gene encoding putative universal stress protein SAUSA300_1656 isoform X1: MVAMDGREDSKFAFHWYVQNIHRPGDRVVIVFAVEFHSENDSRWLFSFTESVEEKVGGSLDRKRARHIETVKKFSKLLENSKILGEVNAIVSKSPGEGIVQAANEIHASFIVTGTRGLGKVRRTILGSVSDYILRHAPMPVVVCRYVEKKGCEKLYRDK, encoded by the exons ATGGTAGCAATGGATGGACGCGAGGACTCCAAATTTGCGTTTCATT GGTACGTGCAGAATATCCACAGGCCCGGGGACAGGGTTGTTATTGTTTTCGCCGTGGAGTTCCATTCGGAGAACGACTCCAGGTGGCTATTTT CTTTTACAGAAAGTGTGGAAGAAAAAGTAGGTGGATCTCTTGACAGAAAAAGAGCCAGACACATCGAGACAGTCAAAAAGTTCTCAAAACTGTTAGAAAACTCTAAG ATTTTAGGTGAAGTCAATGCCATCGTTTCCAAATCCCCGGGAGAGGGTATAGTACAAGCGGCCAACGAAATCCACGCCTCTTTTATCGTGACAGGCACAAGGGGTCTCGGAAAAGTGCGAAGAACTATTTTAGGCAGTGTCAGTGACTACATACTGAGGCACGCTCCAATGCCCGTAGTTGTCTGTAGATATGTGGAGAAGAAAGGTTGTGAAAAGTTATATCGTGATAAATGA
- the LOC128160838 gene encoding uncharacterized protein LOC128160838, with translation MSYNGTRVFERIFELNPDLKQLFPFRNKEGELLRNDHDFNGHASRFMQAVGAAIDNINNLYMYFGPLLIGLGKQHVEFGGFKPEYWDVFTEAMLYVWEKELGDVFDDKCRNAWTKVFEFIMEQLKVGYSQAMDEEAGKHMIK, from the coding sequence ATGTCTTATAATGGCACCCGAGTGTTCGAAAGAATTTTCGAACTTAACCCCGATCTGAAACAGTTGTTCCCGTTCCGAAATAAAGAAGGGGAGTTACTGCGGAATGATCACGACTTTAATGGCCATGCTTCACGCTTCATGCAAGCAGTTGGGGCAGCAATAGACAACATCAATaatctgtacatgtactttgggCCTTTACTGATCGGGCTCGGAAAACAGCACGTCGAGTTCGGCGGATTCAAGCCGGAATATTGGGATGTGTTCACAGAGGCAATGCTATATGTTTGGGAAAAAGAACTCGGTGATGTATTTGACGACAAATGTAGAAATGCATGGACTAAAGTGTTCGAGTTTATAATGGAACAGTTGAAGGTCGGGTACAGCCAGGCAATGGATGAAGAAGCAGGGAaacatatgataaaatga
- the LOC128158814 gene encoding uncharacterized protein LOC128158814 isoform X2, translated as MDPRSSAQDVHRCDLCETAIAHSFCDFCHVNLCKPCVVDHISDGYHKHTIVPFNERRSTLIYPKCGRHPHKHCELLCKDCRSFVCSSCMASEQHTGHRFVEVKHEFETKKEIIKKDKVELGVSISPKYEEIAFELENQLANLDEGYEKLTTEITKQGEEWHTEIDIVINKMKTEINEIKLEHESILKKHLNEIKQMQSLIKETLIVLGELEKSTEISTAIEYISKIKTFSKLPPRVNVMLPTFIPKPIDQEHLFNFFGQIIPLCNTIQENVLSINQLKTSVRELLDKLELVASIQTGLNAIYSVSYLNEEIFLTSGFSGDIKCFDIKGNLLRTIKTNLSLNDITVDVDGDLLYCDSRTKTVYKVKNEQTEKLIKLQGWKPCKLCVTSTDDLLVTMYSDDQTQSKVVRYSGSTEKQTIQFDDEGKPLYSGNSYMKYITENRNHDICVADYKAGAAVVVNEAGKIRWRYSGYPSTTKNKPFKPQGITTDSQSRILTADFYSCCIHILDQDGEFLRYIDNCDLKDPLGLCVDINDNLFVCDYANGNVRKIKYSKDI; from the coding sequence ATGGATCCTCGATCTAGTGCCCAGGATGTGCACCGCtgtgacctttgtgagaccgcCATAGCACACAGCTTctgtgacttttgtcatgtCAACCTCTGCAAGCCCTGTGTAGTTGATCATATCTCAGATGGATATCATAAACACACAATTGTACCTTTCAACGAACGAAGATCAACACTCATTTATCCGAAATGTGGAAGACATCCACACAAACATTGTGAATTACTTTGTAAAGATTGCAGATCTTTTGTTTGCTCTTCTTGCATGGCATCTGAACAACACACTGGGCATAGGTTTGTAGAAGTTAAACATGAATTTGAGACAAAGAAAGAAATCATCAAAAAGGATAAAGTAGAACTAGGAGTCTCTATTTCTCctaaatatgaagaaattgcaTTTGAACTGGAAAATCAGCTTGCCAACCTGGATGAAGGATACGAGAAACTTACAACAGAAATAACAAAACAAGGAGAGGAATGGCACACAGAAATCGATATCGTTATCAACAAGatgaaaactgaaatcaatgaaataaaattggaaCACGAGAGCATTTTGAAGAAACActtgaatgaaataaaacagaTGCAATCTCTTATAAAGGAAACTTTAATAGTTTTAGGGGAACTCGAGAAGTCTACTGAAATATCCACAGCCATAGAATACATATCTAAGATAAAAACCTTCAGCAAGCTTCCACCCAGGGTAAATGTAATGCTTCCAACATTCATTCCTAAACCAATTGACCAAGagcatttatttaatttctttgggcAGATCATACCATTATGTAATACCATACAAGAAAATGTATTGTCAATAAACCAACTAAAGACTTCAGTCAGAGAGTTACTGGATAAACTTGAACTTGTTGCCTCAATACAGACTGGGTTAAATGCTATATACAGTGTATCCTATTTAAATGAAGAGATATTCTTGACCAGTGGATTTAGTGGTGATATCAAATGCTTTGATATAAAAGGGAATCTCCTCCGTACGATCAAAACAAACTTGAGCCTAAATGATATAACTGTTGACGTTGATGGGGATCTACTGTACTGTGACTCGAGAACAAAGACAGTGTATAAAGTAAAGAATGAACAAACAGAAAAGTTGATCAAATTACAGGGATGGAAGCCTTGTAAGCTGTGTGTCACCTCTACTGATGATCTCCTGGTTACCATGTACAGTGATGATCAAACTCAATCCAAAGTTGTCCGTTACTCTGGATCTACCGAAAAACAAACTATTCAATTTGATGATGAAGGTAAACCTTTGTACTCTGGAAATAGTTATATGAAATACATCACAgagaacagaaaccatgacatctGTGTTGCTGATTATAAGGCTGGTGCAGCAGTGGTGGTTAATGAGGCCGGAAAAATCAGATGGCGATACAGCGGTTATCCCTCAACTACCAAAAACAAACCCTTCAAACCCCAGGGAatcacaacagacagtcagAGTCGTATCCTTACAGCAGACTTTTACAGCTGTTGTATCCACATTCTGGATCAGGATGGAGAATTTCTCCGTTACATAGATAACTGTGATTTAAAAGATCCTTTAGGTCTATGTGTGGACATTAATGATAACCTTTTTGTTTGTGATTACGCGAACGGCAATGTCAGAAAAATCAAGTATTCCAAAGACATTTAA
- the LOC128158828 gene encoding uncharacterized protein LOC128158828: protein MEKLEEIAGSLHEQNPMFTSSFRIPPPCISFEARGMITTPRLISLLTAEFYCGDIVCEKGGTSWVCGLGSRNITQYDITRGKTGNIISVTSHPSFLAINSLGHMFYTEFWDRFVKCVTYKIPSTFTKTQGWQPRGIHCCMNDDVLVTEFSDNLQHSRIVRCDASGRCLNVIEFEEENAQHVPLFDNVLFICENKNGDIGVTERHKKRVIAVEKNGRKRFEYSGHIRSSSFTEFEFAGIGSDSRCNFVISDPKNYTFHVVDWQGKFLFYVLPGEIIAPMALCVDDEDRVWVTEPRGTIRVLTYIDH from the coding sequence ATGGAAAAGTTGGAAGAAATTGCTGGTTCCCTTCACGAACAGAACCCTATGTTTACTTCATCATTCAGAATTCCTCCCCCTTGCATAAGTTTTGAAGCAAGAGGAATGATAACTACTCCAAGACTAATATCACTACTAACTGCCGAGTTTTATTGTGGGGACATCGTTTGTGAAAAAGGTGGAACGAGCTGGGTTTGTGGGCTCGGGTCGAGAAATATTACTCAGTATGACATCACGCGAGGAAAAACGGGAAATATAATTTCGGTGACATCACACCCATCTTTTTTGGCAATCAATAGTTTGGGTCATATGTTTTACACCGAATTTTGGGATAGGTTTGTTAAATGTGTTACTTACAAAATACCATCAACTTTTACCAAAACACAAGGTTGGCAACCTCGAGGAATCCATTGTTGCATGAATGATGATGTTCTTGTTACAGAGTTCAGCGATAACCTGCAACACTCGAGAATCGTTCGATGCGACGCTTCCGGTCGCTGCTTAAATGTAATTGAATTTGAAGAAGAGAATGCACAACATGTGCCATTATTTGACAATGTACTATTCATCTGTGAAAACAAAAATGGCGATATAGGAGTTACGGAACGTCACAAAAAGCGTGTCATCGCAGTAGAAAAGAACGGAAGGAAAAGGTTCGAGTATTCCGGTCACATTCGATCAAGTAGCTTCACCGAATTTGAATTTGCTGGGATTGGATCGGACAGTCGTTGTAACTTTGTGATTTCAGATCCCAAGAACTACACGTTTCATGTTGTGGACTGGCAAGGAAAGTTCTTGTTTTATGTTTTACCGGGAGAAATAATTGCTCCAATGGCGCTTTGCGTAGATGACGAGGACCGAGTTTGGGTAACCGAACCACGGGGCACTATCAGAGTATTAACTTACATAGACCACTGA
- the LOC128158831 gene encoding putative universal stress protein SERP1273 isoform X3, giving the protein MSGPEGYVQNIHRPGDRVVIVFAVEFHSENDSRWLFSFTESVEEKVGGSLDRKRARHIETVKKFSKLLENSKILGEVNAIVSKSPGEGIVQAANEIHASFIVTGTRGLGKVRRTILGSVSDYILRHAPMPVVVCRYVEKKGCEKLYRDK; this is encoded by the exons ATGTCTGGACCTGAAG GGTACGTGCAGAATATCCACAGGCCCGGGGACAGGGTTGTTATTGTTTTCGCCGTGGAGTTCCATTCGGAGAACGACTCCAGGTGGCTATTTT CTTTTACAGAAAGTGTGGAAGAAAAAGTAGGTGGATCTCTTGACAGAAAAAGAGCCAGACACATCGAGACAGTCAAAAAGTTCTCAAAACTGTTAGAAAACTCTAAG ATTTTAGGTGAAGTCAATGCCATCGTTTCCAAATCCCCGGGAGAGGGTATAGTACAAGCGGCCAACGAAATCCACGCCTCTTTTATCGTGACAGGCACAAGGGGTCTCGGAAAAGTGCGAAGAACTATTTTAGGCAGTGTCAGTGACTACATACTGAGGCACGCTCCAATGCCCGTAGTTGTCTGTAGATATGTGGAGAAGAAAGGTTGTGAAAAGTTATATCGTGATAAATGA
- the LOC128158831 gene encoding putative universal stress protein SAUSA300_1656 isoform X2 translates to MVAMDGSEDSRFAFHWYVQNIHRPGDRVVIVFAVEFHSENDSRWLFSFTESVEEKVGGSLDRKRARHIETVKKFSKLLENSKILGEVNAIVSKSPGEGIVQAANEIHASFIVTGTRGLGKVRRTILGSVSDYILRHAPMPVVVCRYVEKKGCEKLYRDK, encoded by the exons ATGGTAGCAATGGATGGAAGCGAGGACTCCAGATTTGCGTTTCACT GGTACGTGCAGAATATCCACAGGCCCGGGGACAGGGTTGTTATTGTTTTCGCCGTGGAGTTCCATTCGGAGAACGACTCCAGGTGGCTATTTT CTTTTACAGAAAGTGTGGAAGAAAAAGTAGGTGGATCTCTTGACAGAAAAAGAGCCAGACACATCGAGACAGTCAAAAAGTTCTCAAAACTGTTAGAAAACTCTAAG ATTTTAGGTGAAGTCAATGCCATCGTTTCCAAATCCCCGGGAGAGGGTATAGTACAAGCGGCCAACGAAATCCACGCCTCTTTTATCGTGACAGGCACAAGGGGTCTCGGAAAAGTGCGAAGAACTATTTTAGGCAGTGTCAGTGACTACATACTGAGGCACGCTCCAATGCCCGTAGTTGTCTGTAGATATGTGGAGAAGAAAGGTTGTGAAAAGTTATATCGTGATAAATGA
- the LOC128158829 gene encoding putative universal stress protein SAUSA300_1656 isoform X2, whose product MLKFAYGHKGHSSDVRVPSYGDLTETFPPRTVMVAMDGSEDSRFAFHSFTESVEEKVGGSLDKERARHLETVKKFSKLLENSKILGEVNAIDSKSPGEGIVQAAKEIHASFIVTGTRGLGKVRRTILGSVSDYILRHAPMPVVVCRYVEKKGCEK is encoded by the exons ATGTTGAAATTCGCATATGGACACAAAGGTCATTCCAGTGACGTCAGAGTTCCATCTTATGGGGATTTAACCGAGACTTTTCCCCCACGGACCGTGATGGTAGCAATGGATGGAAGCGAGGACTCCAGATTTGCGTTTCATT cttTTACAGAAAGTGTGGAAGAAAAAGTAGGTGGATCTCTTGACAAAGAAAGAGCAAGACACCTCGAGACagtaaaaaaattctcaaaactgTTAGAAAACTCCAAG ATTTTAGGTGAAGTCAACGCCATCGATTCCAAATCCCCGGGAGAGGGTATAGTACAAGCTGCCAAAGAAATCCACGCCTCTTTTATCGTGACCGGCACAAGGGGTCTCGGAAAAGTGCGAAGAACTATTTTAGGCAGTGTCAGTGACTATATACTGAGGCACGCTCCAATGCCTGTAGTTGTCTGTAGATATGTGGAGAAGAAAGGTTGTGAAAAGTGA
- the LOC128158817 gene encoding uncharacterized protein LOC128158817: MDPRSSAQDIHRCDLCETAIVHSYCDFCHVNLCKPCIGDHISDGYHKHTIVPFYERRSTLIYPKCGTHSNKHCELHCKDCRSFVCSSCMASEQHIGHRFVEVKHEFETKKEIIKKEKIELGNSISPKYEEIAFELEIQLANLDEGYEKLTAEISKQGEEWHREIDIVINKMKTEINEIKLKHESILKKHLHEIKQMQSLIKETFIVLGKLEKSTEISTAIEYISKIKIFSKLPPRVNVLLPTFIPKPIDHEHFYNFFGQIIPLCNATQENALSINQPKTAVRELLDKPELVATIQTGYNALYIVTCLNDEIFWTCGEFDGIKCFDVKGNLLRTIKTNYRRRSNDIAVDGDGDLLYSDWGTTTVYKVKNQQRKELIRLQGWKPLNLCVTSTGDLLVTMYNDDETQSKVVRYSGSAEKQTIQFDDEGKPLYSGNGFSKNITENRNHDICVADYKAGAVVVVNEDTKLRWRYSGYRSTTKNKPFQPQGITTDSRSRILTVDGYNHCIHILNQDGQFLRYIDNCDLRYPFGLCVDKKDNLFVCDCANGNVRKIKYSKDI; the protein is encoded by the coding sequence ATGGATCCCCGCTCTAGTGCCCAGGATATACAccgatgtgacctttgtgagaccgccatagtacacagctactgtgacttttgtcatgtCAACCTCTGCAAGCCCTGTATAGGTGATCACATCTCTGATGGATATCATAAACATACAATTGTGCCTTTCTATGAACGAAGATCAACCCTCATATATCCAAAATGTGGAACACATTCAAACAAACAttgtgaattacattgtaaagatTGCAGGTCTTTTGTTTGTTCTTCTTGCATGGCATCTGAACAACACATTGGGCATAGGTTTGTAGAAGTTAAACATGAATTTGAGACAAAGAAAGAAATcatcaaaaaggaaaaaatagaaCTAGGAAACTCTATTTCTCctaaatatgaagaaattgcaTTCGAATTGGAAATCCAGCTTGCCAACCTGGATGAAGGTTATGAAAAACTTACAGCAGAAATATCCAAACAAGGAGAGGaatggcacagagaaatcgaCATCGTTATAAACAAGatgaaaactgaaatcaatgaaataaaattgaaacacGAGAGCATTTTGAAGAAACACTTGCATGAAATAAAACAGATGCAATCTCTTATAAAGGAAACTTTCATAGTTTTAGGGAAACTTGAGAAGTCTACTGAAATATCCACAGCCATAGAATACATATCtaagataaaaatattcagCAAGCTTCCACCTAGAGTAAATGTATTGCTGCCAACATTCATTCCTAAACCAATTGACCATGagcatttttataatttctttggCCAGATCATACCATTATGTAATGCCACACAAGAAAATGCATTGTCAATAAACCAACCAAAGACTGCAGTCAGAGAGCTTCTGGATAAACCTGAACTTGTTGCCACAATACAGACTGGGTATAATGCTCTATACATTGTAACCTGTTTAAATGATGAGATCTTCTGGACCTGTGGTGAATTTGATGGTATCAAATGCTTTGATGTAAAAGGTAATCTCCTCCGAACGATCAAAACAAACTATAGGAGGCGCTCAAATGATATAGCTGTTGACGGTGATGGGGATCTACTGTACTCTGACTGGGGAACAACGACAGTGTATAAAGTAAAGAATCAACAAAGAAAAGAGTTGATCAGATTACAGGGATGGAAGCCCCTTAACCTATGTGTAACCTCTACTGGTGATCTCCTGGTTACCATGTACAATGATGATGAAACCCAATCCAAAGTTGTTCGTTACTCGGGATCTGCCGAGAAACAAACGATTCAATTTGATGATGAAGGTAAACCTCTGTACTCCGGTAATGGTTTTAGCAAAAATATCACCgagaacagaaaccatgacatctGTGTTGCTGATTATAAGGCTGGTGCTGTAGTGGTGGTTAATGAGGATACGAAACTCAGATGGAGATACAGCGGCTATCGCTCAACTACCAAGAACAAACCTTTCCAACCCCAGGGAATCACAACAGACAGTCGGAGTCGTATCCTGACCGTAGACGGTTACAACCATTGTATCCACATTCTTAATCAGGATGGACAGTTTCTCCGTTACATAGATAATTGTGATTTAAGATATCCTTTTGGTCTATGTGTGGACAAAAAAGATAACCTTTTTGTCTGTGATTGTGCGAACGGCAATGTCAGAAAAATCAAGTATTCCAAAGACATTTAA